Proteins co-encoded in one Flavobacterium fluviale genomic window:
- a CDS encoding DUF4303 domain-containing protein — MSDEAVKGLKYNTGDWEYQCFDTINVVSEEELNRIFNALPDDDYKSWNLFVEELMELFCECMIEFRHSEVYKNILKTENFISFCIDHDEDFEDAEQRMLRVENKRSENK; from the coding sequence ATGTCTGATGAAGCTGTTAAAGGTTTAAAGTATAATACAGGTGATTGGGAATATCAGTGTTTTGATACAATTAATGTTGTATCAGAAGAAGAATTAAACAGAATATTTAATGCTTTGCCAGATGACGATTATAAATCTTGGAATCTTTTTGTTGAAGAATTAATGGAGCTTTTTTGTGAATGTATGATTGAATTTAGACATTCAGAAGTTTATAAAAATATACTTAAAACAGAAAATTTTATATCCTTTTGCATTGATCATGATGAAGATTTTGAAGATGCTGAACAAAGAATGTTACGAGTTGAGAATAAAAGAAGTGAGAATAAATAG
- a CDS encoding DUF6058 family natural product biosynthesis protein: protein MDLNLKYITANYVEFEEVIREAKISSDKLSELIENKLVPEASYSIKSDITISSSLNDSYNVTIERKYFHPSVLQFIKENAEISNPEKFKTLFKENLLTNLKNHAQKKYAYGNVFDENGVINAEKIDQALEEEWDYFCKGVYGICTLNNNEKNIIEKEIAIKRILGFIENKSSYTTEEQENRLKKLNDEFNKATSNFAPYQRELSSRGKYLDKLLEEFSLEDMIKKDY, encoded by the coding sequence ATGGATTTGAATCTAAAATACATAACAGCAAATTATGTTGAGTTTGAGGAAGTGATTAGAGAAGCAAAAATTTCTTCAGACAAACTAAGTGAGTTAATTGAAAATAAACTTGTTCCGGAGGCTTCTTATAGTATAAAATCAGATATTACAATTAGTTCTTCCTTAAATGATAGCTATAATGTTACTATTGAAAGAAAGTATTTTCATCCAAGTGTTTTACAGTTTATAAAAGAGAATGCTGAGATTTCAAATCCAGAAAAATTCAAAACGTTATTCAAGGAAAACTTGCTGACGAATCTTAAAAATCACGCTCAAAAAAAATATGCATACGGAAATGTTTTTGACGAAAATGGAGTAATAAACGCCGAAAAAATAGATCAGGCATTAGAAGAAGAGTGGGATTATTTCTGTAAAGGTGTTTACGGAATCTGTACTTTGAATAATAATGAAAAGAATATTATTGAAAAGGAAATTGCTATAAAAAGAATCTTGGGTTTTATTGAAAATAAATCTTCTTATACAACAGAAGAACAGGAAAATCGTTTAAAGAAATTAAATGATGAGTTTAATAAAGCAACAAGTAATTTTGCACCCTATCAACGAGAATTAAGCAGTAGAGGAAAATATCTGGATAAACTGTTAGAAGAGTTTTCTTTGGAGGATATGATTAAAAAAGATTATTAA
- a CDS encoding 2Fe-2S iron-sulfur cluster-binding family protein — protein sequence MDVLIKIKDREGVIHELQAPTDMAMNIMELCKAYELPVEGTCGGMAMCASCQCYVLNDVALPEMGDEEEAMLSEAFYVKSNSRLGCQIPITEDLEGLELELAPEY from the coding sequence ATGGATGTATTAATAAAAATCAAAGATCGAGAAGGAGTTATACACGAATTACAAGCTCCGACTGATATGGCAATGAATATAATGGAGTTATGCAAAGCATATGAACTTCCTGTTGAAGGAACTTGTGGCGGAATGGCCATGTGTGCTTCCTGCCAATGTTACGTTCTCAATGATGTTGCATTACCAGAAATGGGGGATGAAGAAGAAGCTATGCTTTCGGAAGCGTTTTATGTTAAATCTAATAGCCGTTTAGGCTGTCAGATTCCAATTACTGAAGATTTAGAAGGACTCGAATTAGAACTAGCTCCTGAATATTAA
- a CDS encoding NifU family protein codes for MTTEELTNNVLLALDEIRPFLKSDGGDISLISIEEDKHVKVRLEGACISCSVNQMTLKAGVETTIKKYAPQIETVVNVM; via the coding sequence ATGACAACAGAAGAATTAACAAATAATGTTTTATTGGCCTTAGACGAGATTAGGCCTTTTCTAAAATCCGACGGAGGAGACATTTCATTAATTTCTATTGAAGAAGATAAGCATGTAAAAGTTCGTTTGGAAGGAGCTTGTATCAGCTGCAGCGTTAATCAAATGACATTGAAAGCTGGAGTAGAAACAACTATAAAAAAATACGCTCCGCAAATTGAAACTGTGGTAAATGTAATGTAA
- a CDS encoding Mrp/NBP35 family ATP-binding protein gives MKLDRKEILKALETITIAGEGKNMVESGAVTNVITFGDEAVVDLVLHTPAMHIKKRAEDDIKKTIHDLISPDAKVKVNIKVESPEKPEIKGRAIPGIKNIIAVASGKGGVGKSTVTANLAVTLAKMGFKVGVLDADIYGPSMPIMFDVENEKPVSITVDGKSKMKPIESYEIKMLSIGFFTAPSQAVIWRGPMAAKALNQMIFDADWGELDFMLLDLPPGTGDIHLSIMQSLPITGAVVVSTPQAVALADAKKGVAMFMQDNINVPVLGIIENMAYFTPAELPDNKYYIFGQEGAKNLAADLDVPFLGEVPIVQSIREAGDYGRPAALQTDSPIEKVFEEITRNVVQETVNRNESLPATEAIKITTMAGCSAVKK, from the coding sequence ATGAAATTAGATAGAAAAGAAATTCTAAAAGCATTAGAAACAATTACTATTGCTGGAGAAGGAAAAAATATGGTTGAAAGCGGTGCTGTAACCAATGTTATTACTTTTGGTGACGAAGCTGTTGTTGACTTAGTACTGCATACACCTGCGATGCATATTAAAAAAAGAGCTGAAGACGATATTAAAAAGACGATTCACGATTTAATATCTCCAGATGCTAAAGTAAAAGTAAATATTAAAGTAGAATCTCCAGAGAAACCGGAAATAAAAGGCCGTGCCATTCCTGGAATCAAAAATATAATTGCAGTTGCTTCTGGTAAAGGAGGAGTAGGAAAATCTACTGTAACTGCAAATTTAGCGGTAACGCTGGCAAAAATGGGATTTAAAGTTGGTGTTCTAGATGCCGATATCTACGGTCCTTCGATGCCGATTATGTTTGACGTTGAAAACGAAAAACCAGTTTCGATTACTGTTGACGGAAAATCAAAAATGAAACCTATTGAAAGCTATGAAATCAAAATGCTTTCTATCGGATTTTTTACTGCTCCAAGTCAAGCTGTAATCTGGAGAGGTCCAATGGCGGCAAAAGCATTAAATCAAATGATTTTTGATGCAGATTGGGGAGAACTAGATTTTATGCTTCTTGATTTACCTCCAGGAACTGGAGACATTCACTTATCTATCATGCAGTCTTTACCAATTACGGGTGCTGTTGTAGTAAGTACTCCGCAGGCAGTGGCATTAGCTGATGCTAAAAAAGGAGTTGCAATGTTTATGCAGGATAATATTAATGTTCCTGTTTTAGGAATCATTGAAAATATGGCGTACTTTACACCAGCGGAATTACCTGATAATAAATACTATATCTTTGGACAAGAAGGTGCTAAAAACCTTGCAGCAGACTTAGATGTACCATTTTTAGGAGAAGTTCCAATCGTACAGTCAATTCGTGAAGCGGGAGATTACGGTCGTCCGGCAGCATTACAGACAGATTCTCCTATAGAAAAAGTATTCGAGGAAATTACACGCAATGTTGTACAAGAAACTGTAAACAGAAATGAAAGTTTACCAGCAACAGAAGCTATTAAAATTACAACAATGGCAGGCTGTTCGGCAGTAAAAAAATAA
- a CDS encoding L,D-transpeptidase family protein, translated as MRNFTSSTILIAISFFAFSFNSYSAKKENKDVAAVYTYSVISIDAAAINAFFKKYPKLKKYQKDVEDIYKNKQYKSIWYDDKSITEFGALLYQKVNVLKDQGIDSKMPYKEVIDQAFNESDNVDPPQIDTELLLTSMYIFYASNVYSGVDPATLKKIGWYLPAKTISYSRILDSLIVDTNRLNEDDYLLFSQYYKLQDALKKYRKIEKDNLWQKITIDSANFKEFRPDAKDVAIQQIRNRLFVVGDLKQDSKSDVYDEELMAGVLNYKKRYNLKLNYVLTIDHINQMNEPISKRIKTIVLNMERCRWIPTKLAQANEYVMVNIPSFRMFYVKDGKYDFVSDIFVGNRLSETVIFSGNMDRIVFSPYWYVPNSIIQNELKLQIANDKNYLAEHNMEWNGGKVRQKPGPKNSLGLVKFMFPNPNDIYMHDTPAKSLFEFEKRTFSHGCINVKEAKGLALAILKDDPDWPADKIDKAMSGEKETTCMLKNKIPVYIGYFTAWVQDNGEVNFFPDVYDRDESLDKLLYSDSVTMH; from the coding sequence ATGCGAAATTTTACTTCTTCAACAATCCTAATTGCGATTAGCTTTTTTGCATTTTCATTTAACTCATATTCAGCTAAAAAAGAAAATAAAGATGTTGCAGCCGTCTACACCTATTCGGTAATTTCTATAGATGCGGCTGCTATAAATGCCTTCTTCAAAAAATATCCGAAACTAAAAAAATATCAAAAAGATGTCGAGGATATTTACAAAAACAAACAGTATAAATCGATTTGGTATGATGATAAAAGCATAACCGAATTTGGTGCCTTATTGTATCAAAAAGTGAATGTTTTAAAGGATCAAGGGATAGACAGCAAAATGCCTTACAAAGAGGTAATTGATCAAGCCTTTAACGAAAGTGATAATGTTGATCCGCCTCAAATTGATACAGAGCTGCTTTTAACGAGTATGTATATTTTCTACGCAAGTAATGTTTATTCTGGTGTAGACCCAGCGACTTTAAAAAAAATTGGCTGGTACTTACCTGCAAAAACCATTTCGTATTCCCGAATTTTAGATTCTTTAATTGTCGATACAAATCGATTAAATGAAGATGATTACTTATTATTTAGTCAATATTATAAACTGCAGGATGCCTTAAAAAAATACCGTAAAATAGAAAAAGACAATCTCTGGCAGAAAATTACAATTGACAGCGCTAATTTTAAAGAATTTAGACCTGATGCGAAAGATGTTGCCATTCAGCAAATTAGAAATCGCTTATTTGTTGTGGGAGATCTAAAGCAAGATTCTAAAAGTGATGTTTATGACGAAGAGTTGATGGCTGGCGTACTGAATTATAAAAAGAGGTACAATTTAAAATTAAATTATGTGCTGACGATAGATCACATCAATCAAATGAATGAACCCATCTCCAAACGAATTAAAACCATAGTGCTGAATATGGAGAGATGCAGATGGATTCCCACCAAACTGGCTCAAGCAAATGAATATGTGATGGTTAATATTCCTTCCTTTAGAATGTTTTATGTAAAAGATGGTAAATATGATTTCGTTTCTGATATTTTTGTTGGAAATAGGCTGAGCGAAACGGTTATTTTTAGCGGTAATATGGATCGAATTGTTTTTAGTCCCTACTGGTATGTGCCAAACAGCATTATTCAAAATGAACTAAAACTTCAGATTGCTAATGATAAAAATTATTTGGCAGAACACAATATGGAGTGGAATGGCGGGAAAGTTAGACAAAAGCCGGGACCTAAGAATTCTTTAGGATTAGTCAAATTTATGTTTCCGAATCCGAATGATATTTACATGCATGATACGCCAGCAAAAAGTTTGTTTGAATTTGAAAAACGAACTTTCAGTCACGGCTGTATAAATGTAAAAGAAGCGAAAGGATTAGCTTTGGCAATTTTAAAAGATGATCCAGACTGGCCGGCAGATAAAATTGATAAAGCAATGAGCGGTGAAAAAGAAACAACCTGCATGCTTAAGAATAAAATTCCGGTTTACATTGGTTACTTTACGGCTTGGGTTCAGGATAATGGTGAAGTGAATTTTTTTCCAGATGTATACGATCGCGACGAGAGTTTAGATAAACTGCTTTATTCAGATTCTGTTACGATGCATTAA
- a CDS encoding ABC transporter permease, whose amino-acid sequence MIFNWFKIFIYHLKQNKLFSFLNVLGLSIGIASVIFAILYWNNEHAYDQWNPEKENSFQVLNKIGITGDTWASSSVPFGNTCKATIPEIENICFMNIWYDQEIVKYQDKKILDKKIFYTDENFFEFFPFEILKGAKKNILKEKNSVAIAEDQAKLLFKDEDPIGKSVQYNNKTYIVRSVYRISKPSSVEPNFVFNGIVREGDINSWGNFNYGLMIKIKPGADPVLVQKKMQHVNFVNRTLKEAKESGKTTAEYIKEFGEITVILDQLKTARLNGTKSSGNQNFPEGAGNLKLLYIMGGLSILILVLSLVNYVNLATASAIKRAKEVGVRKIVGASKKQIVLQFIFETAIIVTLAILFALAIVELSLPYYNTFLNKTLTLNGSEFYLQLILIFGLVIILAGFFPAIYISNFETLKVLKGNFSRSKSGIWIRNSMLIFQFGIAAFFIIGALIVNSQVNYMMNKDLGFTGDQVISIPFNKPDRIRRTEQYLTAKQEISKISGVVDVSTFAGTFGGSTNSSSGFTHNGIFVQPRNVEMDFNFLKMMNIKIVEGRDFSPKYASDTINSMLMNETLVKALGLKKPINTIITSGWSMGDGENLKFKIVGVVKDFHITGLQSKVPPMVFINLKTLEWNNFNNVYVKVSPNNLSETLEKLKAYWEKNVNADYPFEYEFVNKGFAKTYAEQIKQKNLFFILNLVVIIIAIFGLFALASFSMERRLKEIAIRKTLGAETDILLKELSKQYIVFCLIGFGIGIVPAYILLQKWLEDFAFRIGISTLPFGIALISLLVLTLVIVLTKAFQVTKIDVLKYLKYE is encoded by the coding sequence ATGATTTTTAACTGGTTTAAAATATTTATATATCATTTAAAACAAAACAAATTGTTTTCGTTTTTAAATGTTCTCGGATTAAGTATCGGAATTGCGAGCGTAATTTTTGCTATTCTTTATTGGAATAACGAACATGCTTACGATCAATGGAATCCGGAGAAAGAAAACTCTTTTCAGGTTTTAAACAAAATTGGAATTACCGGCGATACCTGGGCTTCAAGTTCGGTCCCGTTTGGAAATACCTGCAAAGCAACGATTCCTGAAATAGAGAATATATGCTTTATGAATATCTGGTACGATCAGGAAATTGTTAAGTACCAAGACAAAAAAATATTAGACAAAAAGATTTTTTATACAGATGAAAACTTCTTCGAATTTTTTCCTTTTGAAATTCTGAAAGGTGCTAAGAAAAACATTTTAAAAGAAAAAAATAGTGTAGCCATTGCCGAAGATCAGGCAAAATTACTTTTTAAAGATGAAGATCCTATTGGAAAATCTGTTCAATACAACAATAAAACCTACATCGTACGATCTGTTTACCGTATTTCGAAACCTTCTTCTGTTGAGCCTAATTTTGTTTTTAACGGAATTGTTCGCGAAGGAGATATAAACAGCTGGGGGAATTTTAATTATGGTTTAATGATTAAAATTAAACCTGGGGCTGATCCGGTTTTGGTTCAAAAAAAGATGCAGCATGTAAATTTTGTCAACCGAACTTTAAAAGAAGCTAAAGAGAGCGGCAAAACTACAGCAGAATATATTAAAGAATTTGGAGAAATTACGGTGATTCTGGATCAATTAAAAACGGCCCGCTTAAACGGCACAAAAAGTTCTGGAAATCAAAATTTTCCTGAAGGAGCGGGTAACTTAAAACTGCTTTATATTATGGGCGGTTTATCGATTTTAATTTTGGTTTTATCATTAGTAAACTATGTCAATCTGGCGACTGCATCGGCTATAAAACGTGCTAAAGAAGTTGGGGTTCGTAAAATTGTAGGAGCTTCTAAAAAACAGATTGTTTTGCAGTTTATTTTTGAAACTGCCATTATCGTAACGCTGGCAATTTTGTTTGCATTAGCAATTGTAGAACTTTCATTACCTTATTATAATACCTTTTTGAACAAAACATTGACCCTGAATGGCAGTGAGTTTTATTTGCAGCTTATTTTGATTTTTGGATTAGTAATCATCCTAGCTGGTTTTTTCCCTGCCATTTATATTTCAAATTTTGAAACCTTAAAAGTTTTAAAAGGTAATTTTTCAAGAAGCAAAAGCGGTATCTGGATTCGGAATTCGATGCTTATTTTCCAATTCGGAATTGCCGCATTTTTTATCATTGGCGCATTGATTGTGAATTCGCAGGTCAATTATATGATGAATAAAGATCTTGGCTTTACCGGCGATCAGGTTATTTCTATCCCTTTCAACAAACCAGATAGAATTAGAAGAACTGAACAATATCTGACTGCAAAACAAGAAATTTCTAAAATTTCTGGAGTCGTAGATGTTTCTACTTTTGCAGGAACTTTTGGAGGAAGCACCAATTCCAGCTCAGGGTTTACGCATAATGGTATTTTTGTACAGCCTAGAAATGTAGAAATGGATTTTAATTTTCTAAAAATGATGAATATTAAAATCGTTGAAGGCCGTGATTTTTCTCCAAAATATGCTTCGGATACTATAAACAGTATGCTAATGAATGAAACCTTAGTGAAAGCTTTAGGTTTAAAAAAGCCCATAAATACGATTATAACTTCTGGCTGGAGTATGGGAGACGGAGAAAATTTGAAGTTTAAAATTGTTGGAGTTGTAAAAGATTTTCATATCACTGGATTACAAAGTAAAGTACCGCCAATGGTTTTTATTAATCTTAAAACTTTAGAATGGAACAATTTTAATAATGTCTATGTGAAAGTTTCTCCAAATAATTTAAGCGAGACGTTAGAAAAATTAAAAGCGTATTGGGAGAAAAACGTAAATGCCGATTACCCTTTTGAATATGAATTTGTTAATAAAGGTTTTGCCAAAACTTATGCCGAACAAATAAAACAAAAAAACCTGTTTTTCATTCTTAATCTGGTAGTAATTATAATTGCAATCTTCGGATTGTTTGCTTTGGCATCATTTTCGATGGAAAGAAGACTGAAAGAAATCGCCATTAGAAAAACATTGGGTGCAGAAACCGATATTCTTTTAAAAGAATTATCAAAACAATATATTGTATTCTGCTTAATAGGTTTTGGGATTGGAATTGTTCCTGCCTATATCTTATTGCAAAAATGGCTTGAGGATTTTGCTTTTAGAATCGGAATTTCAACCCTTCCGTTTGGTATTGCGCTGATTTCTCTTTTGGTTTTGACATTAGTAATTGTTTTAACAAAAGCATTTCAGGTAACTAAAATAGATGTTTTAAAATATTTAAAATACGAATAA
- a CDS encoding ABC transporter ATP-binding protein: protein MITIQNLTKVFRTEEIETAALSGINLEIKKGDFLTIMGPSGCGKSTLLNIIGLLDSASSGSYKLLDQEMIDLKEKGRAKVRKENIGFIFQNFNLIDELSVYDNIELPLLYNNVKASDRKQKIEAIAEKLNISHRLKHFPQQLSGGQQQRVAVARALVNDPKIILADEPTGNLDSKNGNEVMELLTDLHAKGATILMVTHSDYDASFSQKTIHMKDGVIFSEKLNQRNVDVFMDAK from the coding sequence ATGATCACAATTCAGAATTTAACCAAAGTTTTTAGAACAGAAGAAATCGAAACTGCTGCTTTAAGCGGAATCAACTTAGAGATAAAAAAAGGAGATTTCCTAACGATTATGGGGCCTTCTGGCTGTGGAAAATCTACTTTATTAAACATCATTGGACTTCTTGACAGTGCCAGCAGCGGCAGCTATAAATTATTAGATCAGGAAATGATTGATCTAAAAGAGAAAGGAAGAGCAAAAGTGAGAAAAGAAAATATTGGTTTCATTTTTCAAAACTTCAACTTAATCGATGAGCTTTCGGTTTATGATAATATCGAACTGCCGCTTCTTTATAATAATGTGAAAGCTTCTGACAGAAAACAAAAAATCGAGGCTATCGCAGAAAAACTAAATATCTCTCATCGTTTGAAACATTTTCCGCAGCAGCTTTCGGGCGGACAGCAGCAAAGGGTTGCAGTTGCAAGAGCTTTGGTAAATGATCCTAAAATCATTCTTGCCGATGAGCCTACTGGGAATTTAGATAGTAAAAATGGTAACGAAGTAATGGAACTTTTAACCGATTTACATGCTAAAGGTGCTACAATTTTGATGGTTACCCACTCTGATTATGATGCTTCTTTTTCGCAAAAAACCATTCATATGAAAGATGGAGTTATATTTTCTGAAAAATTAAATCAGCGAAATGTTGATGTTTTTATGGACGCTAAATAA
- a CDS encoding efflux RND transporter periplasmic adaptor subunit encodes MDKIIPRKSKKFRYLAIAIAVFLVLLVIITFAFSSKRTLNVKTDELVIQKAEKAFFEDFVVFQAKVEPLNVMLVNVTEGGSVKEIFVENGAMVTKGQSLARLYNPNTELNYLTQETAIIEQINNLNTGKLNIRNQELNLTKDFVLIEHDYNDAKRLYDMNSKLFEKDVISKNDWNTFKESLRFQEERKRTIQQSIQKEKQSNQVQISQINRSIQTMEKSLEILRNNKKNFLITAPESGRLTSFEPVLGKTFQAGASIGKIDSNKGYKLIAEVDEFYLEKIREGLKGQVEFKGKNLEIMVTKVIPEVKSGRFTVELAFISKETIVLQDGLSFGVKLILSEKNKTLVIPRGSFNQEAAGKWIFVVKGNKAERRNIKLGRENPSYYEVLEGLKEGESVITSSYSDYKDIEELALDK; translated from the coding sequence ATGGACAAGATAATTCCTCGTAAAAGTAAAAAATTTAGGTATCTCGCAATAGCAATTGCTGTTTTTTTAGTTTTGCTGGTAATCATCACTTTTGCTTTTAGTTCGAAAAGAACCTTAAATGTAAAAACAGACGAACTGGTAATTCAAAAAGCAGAAAAAGCCTTTTTTGAAGATTTTGTAGTTTTTCAGGCAAAAGTTGAACCTTTAAATGTAATGCTGGTAAACGTTACTGAAGGCGGTTCTGTAAAAGAAATTTTTGTAGAAAACGGCGCCATGGTTACCAAAGGACAATCGCTGGCCCGACTTTACAACCCCAATACAGAATTGAATTATCTGACTCAGGAAACTGCGATTATCGAGCAGATCAATAATTTAAATACCGGGAAACTAAATATCCGAAATCAGGAATTAAACTTAACTAAAGATTTCGTTTTAATCGAACATGATTACAACGACGCGAAAAGATTATATGACATGAATTCTAAACTTTTTGAGAAAGATGTGATTTCGAAAAATGACTGGAATACGTTTAAAGAAAGTCTGCGTTTTCAGGAAGAACGCAAAAGAACTATTCAGCAGAGCATTCAAAAAGAAAAACAAAGCAATCAGGTTCAGATTTCTCAAATTAACCGTTCTATCCAAACGATGGAAAAGAGTTTAGAAATTCTCAGAAACAATAAAAAGAATTTTTTAATTACAGCACCTGAATCTGGAAGATTAACTTCTTTTGAACCTGTTTTAGGAAAAACTTTTCAGGCAGGAGCAAGCATCGGAAAAATCGATTCTAATAAAGGATATAAACTTATTGCAGAAGTAGATGAGTTTTATTTGGAAAAAATTAGAGAAGGATTAAAAGGCCAAGTTGAATTTAAAGGAAAGAACCTTGAAATCATGGTTACAAAAGTAATTCCTGAAGTAAAAAGCGGCCGATTTACTGTAGAGCTAGCATTTATATCTAAAGAAACTATAGTATTACAAGACGGACTTAGTTTTGGCGTAAAATTGATTTTATCTGAAAAAAACAAAACACTGGTAATTCCGCGAGGAAGCTTCAATCAAGAAGCGGCAGGGAAATGGATATTTGTAGTAAAAGGGAATAAAGCCGAAAGAAGAAATATAAAACTAGGCCGTGAAAATCCTTCTTATTATGAAGTTTTAGAAGGCTTAAAAGAAGGCGAATCTGTAATTACTTCTTCTTATTCTGATTACAAAGACATTGAAGAACTTGCACTTGACAAATAG
- a CDS encoding sigma-54-dependent transcriptional regulator — translation MRKKQAQILVVDDQEEILFSAKMILKKHFETIFTTNNPKKIISILNENEINVVLLDMNYRIGFEDGREGIHWLKEIKTLSPQTIVILMTAFGKIETAVEGIKIGAFDYVLKPWNNEKLLETIDKAVLESRKNSKKTSSDKNEKTEKKYFVGTSAKIKQAYSMAEKVARTDANVLILGENGTGKYVFAEFIHQHSDRKEQPFVHVDLGSLSDNLFESELFGYAKGAFTDAKIDTPGRFENASNGTIFLDEIGNIPLHLQAKLLHVLQTKTVTRLGESKPRPLNVRVIAATNSDIKTEVKNKTFREDLLYRINTMEISLPSLRDRKDDIVPMANFILEQVAAKYDHGREASGWHFDDNAAPYLEKYPWKGNVREMENKIERALILAENNTISVLDLDILDFEEIQENDENPLSEMEKSAIEKALFKHNGNISKTAEELGLSRAALYRRIEKYDLKN, via the coding sequence ATGAGAAAAAAACAAGCCCAAATATTAGTTGTTGACGATCAGGAAGAAATTCTTTTTTCGGCAAAAATGATTCTCAAAAAGCATTTTGAAACGATTTTTACGACTAATAATCCTAAAAAGATTATTTCAATTTTAAATGAAAATGAAATAAATGTGGTTTTGCTCGACATGAATTACCGAATTGGTTTTGAAGATGGACGCGAGGGAATTCATTGGCTGAAAGAAATTAAAACACTTTCGCCGCAAACTATTGTTATTTTAATGACGGCTTTTGGTAAAATTGAAACTGCAGTCGAAGGCATTAAAATAGGAGCTTTTGACTATGTTCTAAAACCTTGGAATAACGAAAAACTCCTAGAGACAATTGATAAAGCTGTACTTGAAAGCAGAAAAAACAGCAAGAAAACATCTTCTGATAAAAACGAAAAGACAGAAAAGAAATACTTTGTAGGCACTTCTGCCAAAATAAAGCAAGCCTATTCTATGGCTGAAAAAGTAGCCAGAACAGATGCTAATGTTTTGATTTTGGGCGAAAATGGAACTGGTAAATATGTGTTTGCTGAGTTTATTCACCAGCATTCAGACAGAAAAGAGCAGCCTTTTGTGCATGTAGATTTGGGTTCGTTAAGTGATAATTTGTTCGAAAGCGAGCTTTTTGGTTATGCAAAGGGAGCTTTTACAGATGCCAAAATTGATACGCCTGGCCGTTTTGAAAACGCTTCAAACGGAACTATTTTTTTAGACGAAATAGGAAATATTCCGCTGCATCTTCAAGCTAAATTACTTCATGTTTTACAGACTAAAACTGTTACGCGTCTGGGAGAAAGTAAGCCTAGACCTTTAAATGTTCGCGTGATTGCTGCAACCAACAGCGATATAAAAACAGAAGTAAAAAACAAGACTTTTAGAGAAGATTTGCTTTACAGGATTAATACAATGGAAATAAGTTTGCCGTCTCTTCGCGATCGAAAAGATGATATTGTTCCAATGGCTAATTTTATTCTAGAACAAGTCGCGGCAAAATACGATCATGGTCGCGAAGCTTCGGGATGGCATTTTGATGATAATGCAGCGCCATATTTAGAAAAATATCCATGGAAAGGCAATGTGCGCGAAATGGAAAATAAAATTGAACGCGCTTTGATTTTGGCTGAAAACAACACCATTTCTGTGCTCGATTTGGATATTTTGGATTTTGAAGAAATTCAGGAAAATGATGAAAATCCATTATCCGAAATGGAAAAAAGTGCCATCGAAAAAGCATTATTCAAACACAACGGAAATATCAGTAAAACTGCCGAAGAATTAGGTTTGTCGCGCGCTGCCCTGTACCGAAGAATCGAAAAATATGATTTAAAGAATTAG